A single window of Hyla sarda isolate aHylSar1 chromosome 2, aHylSar1.hap1, whole genome shotgun sequence DNA harbors:
- the LOC130357473 gene encoding uncharacterized protein LOC130357473: protein MDYKSRDAIWLEKAQNIFTIESTQGTESSHKIALKKNIKNLMHKRTRIWWNKAFLQKYLASGLLPRGLRVQVFPSFPIEDNELKNKWEEACNKCSQSFLELLIIHNSQTLEILEKELEDTQKTFTKDCSKTEVETFNKELNENMNGWEKEIQEVKSKKYQRDSTDAQTNRVYKWRQNRNTNGTLRRTSSVSSIASTSTESASSSTYRHPHSNRKRKFEYGQNMRTPQKRRHPSYKEQNQN, encoded by the exons ATGGATTATAAGAGCAGAGATGCTATATGGCTAGAAAAAGCCCAGAATATTTTTACTATCGAATCTACACAAGGAACAGAATCATCTCATAAAATTGCCTTAAAGAAGAATATCAAAAATTTGATGCATAAACGTACTCGTATATGGTGGAATAAAGCCTTTTTACAGAAATACTTAGCCAGCGGATTATTACCGAGAGGCCTTCGAGTACAAGTCTTCCCGTCCTTTCCTATAGAGGATAATGAATTGAAAAATAAATGGGAGGAAGCATGTAATAAATGTTCACAGTCATTCCTGGAGTTATTAATTATACATAATAGCCAAACTCTGGAAATATTAGAGAAAGAGTTGGAAGATACACAGAAAACTTTTACAAAGGATTGCTCTAAAACAGAAGTAGAAACATTTAATAAAGAACTAAATGAGAACATGAATGGATGGGAGAAGGAAATACAGGAAGTAAAAAGTAAGAAATATCAAAGAGATTCAACAGATGCACAAACCAATAGAGTGTATAAATGGCGACAAAATCGAAACACCAATGGTACATTGAGACGAACATCCTCTGTCTCTTCAATTGCCTCTACGAGTACTGAGTCGGCTTCATCATCTACGTACAGACATCCCCATAGTAACAGGAAGAGAAAGTTTGAATATGGACAGAACATGAGGACACCTCAAAAAAGACGCCATCCGAGCTATAAGGAACAAAACCAG AATTGA